The following proteins are co-located in the Triticum aestivum cultivar Chinese Spring chromosome 1A, IWGSC CS RefSeq v2.1, whole genome shotgun sequence genome:
- the LOC123051241 gene encoding probable protein phosphatase 2C 47: MSGGVDPETPPSSGGSATGSPMARKPPRHQLTAIRHCASSARIAAASTDLGLDSGTLSLISPADIRPTFLPVFRSGSCANIGPKSYMEDEHVCIDSLIEHLGMRTPAIPAPGAFYGVFDGHGGTDAVCFVRKNLLKFIIEDGHFPNSMEKAIRSAFVKADHAIADSHSLDRNSGTTALTALIFGRTLLVANAGDCRAVLGKRGRAVELSKDHKPNCKSEKLRIENLGGIVFDGYLNGQLSVARAIGDWHVKGSKGSISPLTPEPEFQEVRLTEEDEFLIIGCDGLWDVMTSQCAVSMVRKELMAHNDPERCSRELVQEALRRDTCDNLTAVVVCFSADPPPQIEIPRFRVRRSISMEGLHMLKGALDSNA, from the exons ATGAGCGGAGGCGTTGACCCGGAGACCCCACCCAGTAGCGGCGGCAGCGCCACCGGTAGCCCCATGGCCCGGAAGCCGCCGCGTCACCAGCTCACGGCCATACGCCACTGCGCCAGCAGTGCGCGCATCGCCGCGGCCTCCACAGACTTG GGCTTGGATTCGGGAACACTGAGCTTGATCTCACCAGCAGACATCCGTCCCACCTTCCTGCCGGTCTTCCGGTCTGGGAGCTGCGCCAATATCGGGCCAAAGTCCTACATGGAGGACGAGCATGTTTGCATCGACAGCCTCATCGAGCACCTCGGAATGCGTACCCCTGCTATCCCTGCACCGGGTGCTTTCTATGGG GTGTTTGATGGTCATGGTGGTACAGATGCAGTCTGTTTTGTTCGGAAGAACTTACTGAAGTTCATAATCGAAGATGGTCACTTCCCCAACAGCATGGAGAAAGCAATCAGAAGTGCATTTGTAAAGGCTGATCACGCGATTGCAGATTCCCATTCTCTTGACCGCAATTCAGGGACCACAGCATTGACGGCCCTTATTTTTGGCAG GACATTGCTTGTTGCAAATGCAGGAGATTGTCGAGCTGTGTTAGGAAAGCGAGGACGAGCTGTTGAGCTGTCAAAAGATCACAAACCCAACTGCAAGAGTGAAAAGCTCAGGATTGAGAACCTTGGTGGCATAGTCTTCGATGGCTATCTCAACGGTCAGCTATCTGTAGCAAGGGCAATCGGTGATTGGCACGTCAAAGGTTCTAAAGGGTCTATAAGCCCTCTCACTCCAGAACCTGAATTTCAGGAGGTTAGACTCACCGAGGAAGACGAGTTCTTGATAATAGGATGTGATGGCCTTTGGGATGTGATGACCAGCCAATGTGCCGTGTCAATGGTACGGAAAGAGCTGATGGCCCACAACGATCCGGAAAGGTGCTCAAGAGAACTTGTTCAGGAAGCGCTCAGACGAGACACTTGCGACAACCTAACTGCGGTAGTTGTATGCTTCTCAGCAGACCCACCCCCTCAAATTGAGATCCCAAGATTCCGAGTACGGAGAAGTATTTCGATGGAAGGGTTGCATATGCTAAAGGGTGCTCTCGACAGTAATGCCTGA